The nucleotide window GTGAGGACATTACTTGACCAGGATGTGATGATGTTTCTAAACTCTCCAGCTAATCTAAGGCATTCCAGGATATGGTTTGGAGCTTCAATTGACCAGAACATGAGAAGAGCTCCAACTTAATTCTGGGTAGCAGAGCTAAGTAATGAACCCATGGGTGACAAAAAAGAGGTGAGAACCAACATGAAAGTTGTGAAAAGGTGCTGGGATTGCTAATGGGAATATTAACTGTCACAGTCAAGCCTGGTGCAGATGGAGTTGGTTTCACTTTTCTGCTACAGTTGCTTGATAGTTTCTACCTGAATTTCCACACCACGAGGTCTGGACTAATGCCCAGTTTGGCAGGTTGAGATAGTTTGACCTCAACACGCAGTTACAACATCACCCTGCCCTTTGCAGAACAAAGCAGGATCTGCCTTTGATGTTTGGACATCTGTGAAAATGTTTGAGTTTCATTTCTTGGTCATACAGAATCTCCAAAGTTCAAGGTTAGTGCCAGCATTAAAATCAATCTAcaggaaaggctgggatttACCTTCTGTAAGGGTTGATAATTTCCCCTAATtattgaagaggaaaaaaaagcaaagcagagcttgTAGGGcaaagttttttctttcattggtCCCCCAGATAAAACAGATGTCTGAGGGGTGTAAGGCTGCAGTGGCTGTAGCCCACAAGGGATTGAGGTTGTCTTCTTGTGCCCCACTTTGGTTATTGATCCAGATCCACTTCCCATCTCCCATCCTTTTCCTTACAACCCCCTTGGGCCTTTGCAGAGAGTGGTGTCTACATGCACAGCCTCCTGCAGCCTTGGAAAGGTAGGTGAGCACCTGCACTCCTAACTCACATAAGCACAGGAAATGGCACTTCAGGTAGTGAGTGATGTTTGCAACAATCCCACTGATGGTAAGTGAGATGATTGGCAAGATCTGACCTTTTCTTGCACACGAAACTCAAAGGAGCTGTTGGTATGTCCTGGCTCAGCACATCCCACCTCTGCTCTCTTTGGTTTGGGGATCTCATCAGATACAAGAAGGGGACCATAGGTATGACAAGTTGAAAACTCCAAAGAAATTCTTAGATCTCTGGAGAGAATATTTGCTGCTCTTTGACCTTTCAGGGGTTCACTACAAGCTGATGATATCCTGCCAATGATACTTCAGAAATGGAAGTAAAGAAATGTGCAGGGAGGAGCTGATAACAAAATAATGCAGTCCCAGTGCTGGCACACAGCAGCTCATCCCCCCACTTCCAAGCCATTTATTTTCCAGCTCGTCTGGCCTAATCTTTGCTTCACAACTGTCCTCACACAAGTGCCAGGGACTGGCATTGTGGACACACAGGTCCTTTCACTCGTGGTCTTCAATTTAAGGGTAGGAATTTAATAAGATACTGGAGCAGATCAGGTGTGGGAAGTGTATGGACCACACACCTCTTTACACACAACCAGTCCCTTTTCATCCCCTTACCTTTCAATTTACCTCCCCAGATCACCTAAATCCATCCTTTATCCCCCTTTGGTTCCTCCCCAAAGCTATCCTACTATAAATCCTCTGCCATCCCAAAATGCTCTTCCCCTACACAGCATAGGATGTCTCCCCTGCCTTGATAGCAAACCCCCTTAGCCCACATGGTGATCTGGAGAGCTGTTCCTGACGACACATCTCCATGGGTCTCATGCCAGGGCCACGGGGCTGACGGCTCTGCTGGGACAACCCTGGACAAAAAGAAAGTTCCCTGGAAGACCCTCATTTGGGTTCCCCTCTGCCAATATGCCCCTGTGCTCCTCTGGGCTTGTGCAGATGTGCTTTCAGTGGACTGATGGCcactgggatggggctgggaataGCTCCACAGGgcacattttatattttgtcaCATACCCCAACACCACAATAACCAGAGACACAGAGCAGCGACACACAAGAAGGAGGTGAAACCAAAAGCCATGATAAATGTTAAGCAAAGAAGACCATACCAGTGTTGACACTGCACGGATCTGATAACCACAGGAACAAAGAGCACAACAAGGGCTTCCCCAAACTAAAAGCGGGGCCGGTATCTGAAGCGAACATCGTGGACGGGCTGCATTGTCCCGAACCCCCAACGGCTGACGTCTATCGCTGGgatctcctcttcctcattcACCAGCTCCAGGTCATAGTGGCTCAGCATCAAGAACACAAAGAGTTTCATTTCAGCACTGGCAAAGAATCTCCCAGGACAGGTGGATACTCCAGCCCCCCAAGGCATGTTGACATATTTCAGCTTCTTCCCGTTTTTGTAGAAATCTTTCTTGGTGCCGTCTGGGTTTACGAAACGGTCGTACTTGAACTTGTGAGGCTCGTCGTGAATTTCTGGGTTCATCTGCACAGAGAGGTGAGGGAACAGAGCCACCCTGTCCCCCTTGCGCAGGGTGTACTCTGCCCCACTGCTCGTCCTAAGGCTGATGTCCTCCAGGACAGCTCTGATCAGCAATGGGGCTGCCATCAGCCTCAGGGTCTCCTCCAGAGCACTGTCCAGAAAAGGAGTCTGGTTCAACATATCCCTTGTGATGGTAATTGGTGGGCTCCCTGCCTTCACTTCCTGCCCATTTTCCCTCAAAACTTTATCCACCTCATCTCTCACAGCCTTCAGAGCTTCTGGATGTTTCAGCAGGTACAGGAGGAGCCAGAAGGCTGTTGGGCCAGTATTGCCTTGGGATGCCCAGAGGAGCATAAACATGAAACGATCCCGCATGTACTCGGGGACACCGTACTGTGCCAGAAGTTGGTCTTGATCACTTATCCATGCACTGACATTGTCCTTCTGCCAGGCCTTCTTCACAGACAGCACACTCCAGAAGAGCTTCTTCAGCCGTTCAGCTTCTCTTTTGTCCTTGGGAGGCAACACAGAAAAGGCCAGGCGAGGGAAGAGGCGGTCGTACTTCCGAAACTCATGGAACACCTGGTTGGAGTGGACACGATCTTGCTCTTCAGCTTTCTCTTTGCTTCCTGCCCCTTGGTGTGGCTCACAGCCATACAGAGCCAGGTACCCAGCTCTGAAGACAATGTTGTAGCAGTAATGGAAGAGGTTGTCCTCCTGCCAcactcccttctcctttcctgagCTCAGATTGGAAAGCATCAGCTTCTGAAAGTTCTCCATGGTGTTTTGTGTCAGGACTGTGAGTCCCTCTCCCATCAGATGCTTCGTGCTCGCTGAATGGACTATACTGTGGTTGGCTTCGATGGGCTTGTAGCCAAAAACCTGGAGGACCAGCTGAATTGCAATAGTCCTGAAGTCCAGTTTAGATCGTGATTCCTTCACGATGGCACCAAAGCAGAAGGGATCCATCACAAAGGTGAAGTAACGGCCACCGATCAGCACCGTGAACACATCCCCGTGtttcttctgcatcctttttagaaaCTCTGAACTGTCCTTCCTGAAATCCAGCAGGTAGCCCAGCCAGGGAATGGTCCCTTTGTCCAGAGGTGGCTCATCTGGTCTCCGTCTCCGAAACACACCCAGGACGTAGAGCCCACCGAGCAGCAAAGACACCAAGGTACAGATGAGAACCACCCAGAGCCCCATGAGGTCTCTGTGCCCGtccaggagctgggactgggaaCAGACTGGGGCAGGAAATGTGCTCTCTGTTCCCACCCAGCACCTGTTATGTAAGCACACGGCTGGCAGTCTCTGTCCCCATTGGCAGAGTGTTTGCCGTGCCCTGCAGAGCGCACCGGCGTGAACTTTTCCCTGGATAAACTGGGATTTCTGAAGTGGAAGGTATGTTGTAATCTCATTGAAGAACCCATGCTGGGTAAGGGGGGTGGGGTTTGGCCTGTGCTTTGCAGGACCTTAAAattcccttttctaggggtatgGAGCCCagttttggattaaaaaaaatggttcAGAGGATTCCACTCCATGATTTCTGCCTTTAAGACCAGGCTATGGAGACATGCTGCAGGctgggaaaatgaaacaaagatgggatcctggaaatgctgctggaaaTGAGCTCAGGAAGGGGGTTACAGCTGAGCCAATCTAGTCTCCAAACCCAAGAGAAGGAAAGGTCTCCAAAATTTTGATGTTCTCCAAGGCACAGTGCACTGGTAGTtttttcccagtgctgccaccCTGATCTACACACACATTCTCCACAAATCTCTGTCCCTGTCGTTGGTGCCTGGACCTTGCAGCACCCTCACATTGCAGAGTGACATTATCCCCTTGCTATTTCCCTCACCTTTGCCCTTCCCCTGAGAATCCCTTCATAATCCACAGTCCCAAGAGTTCTCCTCTCTATGTGATCACaatcttcatcttcttttttgtttcccagCTGCTGTCCCTTTCCACATTCCCTCCAGTGACCTGACCCATGAAGGCCATATCACAGCATCAGTTAAATACATAttctggctttgttttcttaagGAAAGCTCCCAGCCTTACCATGATGGAAACAAATTCTAGCAAtcttgggaagaaaaataacagcagtGAAAACAAATCCATCTTTCTAGATCAACTCAAAGCTCTTCTTGGTCTTGTAACCTTGTCCAGCAATAAAATTAGGGTGatgagtattttcttttaaagaattcttttttttttttaataaatccagGCAAGTCCCATGCTTAATATGtttccaggctggaaagggACCATTTAAGGTTCAGGAGCATTTGGGGTCaataatacatttaaataaaagtcagcAAAGTCATAATCTTGAGCTTTAAAGCTACACTGGGTAAATAAGGGTTGGCCAACAGCTCTCTGTGCCCTTCTGTTCAGGCCATAATCTCACTCCGTGGTGTTGCAAAGGCAATATTTATGTTACAGTATCCACAGATCTTTTTTATCTTGTCAAGGCAGCTCTTTGGAAGGCAAATACCTctgccactgctctgctgagcccacttggttttttttttctcactggtTGTTACTGGTTTCAACTTTGTTCTTATCCAATTGGTCTCAGATCAGTGGATGACTGAACTGATCTCTCACCAAGGATGTATCTCTTGGAGACACAGAGTTTCCTACTCAGCAGAGCTGATTGTGGCACAGCTCGTCAGAACAGAGGGAACTGTCTCAGCCTAAAGGTGCCCAATTCCTCCCGTTGTCTGTCCTGTAGGCAAAGGGATTGTCTCAGTTGAACCAGCTGGCTCTTGCCACCTACCTGGCAGATGGTAAGAGCCACCCCCAAGCTGGGCTTCTGGTCTGATGGATAAGTGTGGAAAATCTATTCCTGGGTTTCTGGCCTGATGGATGCATGTGGAAAAGCTACTCCATAGCTTACACTATGAACCAAAGGGATAATGGGATTGCTCTCCTCCATCAGATCCTTTGGAGTCTATAGAAAAGATCTTATGCAtggttcacagaatcacagaatatgcccagttggaagggacccacaaggatcatcaagtccagctcttagccctgcacaggaccttccccaagagtcacatcctgtgcctgagaggataatccaaatgtttcttgagctctgccagccttggggctgagcccactgccctggggagcctggtcagtgcccaccaccctctgaggaagaaccttttcctgagatccaacctgaccctcccctgacacagctccagccatcccctgggtgctgtccctggtcccacagagcagagatcagtgcctgcccctcttctGTCCCCCCTGAGGAAGTTGTACcagcagtgaggtctcccctcagtctcctcttctccagctgaacacaccaagtgtcctcagtgtcctcacacacttcctctcaaggcccttccccatctacatgtccctcctttggacacccTCTAATGGTTTCACTTCTTCCTTCAACTGAGGTGCCCCAAACTCCCCCAACATTGCAGAtgaggctgctccagtgcagatcagagtgggacaatcccctccctcatcCAGTCTGATGACCCCCAGGACAGTGAtgcccctcctggctccagggcactgctggcttgTGGCCAACTGGCcactgaccaggacccccagagcactttcccagcactgctttccagcatctcaatcCCAGTCTGTCCAAACGTCTGGGGTTTCCCCAACGCAGaggcagaatccagcactttccctaTTGGACTTCCTATGGCCAGTGATTCCCAACCCTCTGATttgctgaggtctctctgcagagcctccctGCCTTCGAGGGAGTCAACAGTTACTCCCAGTTTTGTATCGACAGAAACAGGTCCCACATGTACTTTTTCAATCCCAACATGGAAAATCCTCATCTTGCTAGGATGAACCATCTGGTTATAAAGTGTTGTGGGCTCACACCAACTCCATCCCATGGCTAGGACCAGTAAAAcagagcacagagggcacaCACATAGTGTAAGTAATGCAAATACTTATGATAAATTTGTGATACTCAACATTTCTATCTCAGCCACGTATCTGCTGCCGGATGGAGTTGTCTCTGAGGGCTGGATGTGAAAGAAATCACTTCTCCTGAAAATGGCCTGAGGGATCTTCCACAAATAGGACCTGAATCGTTTTTTCACAAAAGCATAGAGCAAGGGGTTGAGACAGCAGTGCACAAAGGACAAGCTCTCCGTGACCTGCATGGCATAGTCCAGTTTCCTACTGCTTTCACAGCTCCTGATCACACCAACGTCTTGCAGGGAGTGGAGGATGAGGACAATGTTGTAGGGAGACCACAGGACAAAGAAGACACCCACCAGAGTAAAGACTAAGCAGAGTGCTCTCCTGGAGCCAGGCAGCTGCGATGGGCCAAGGACACAGGCGATGCGGGAGTAGCAGAACACCATGAAGACGAAGGGCAAAAGGAAACCCAGGATGTTTTGAGTGACACGAAAGACAACTTTCCAAAATAAGTGGTCCTGGCCATAATCCTGAGTGCACATGGTGGCTTTATTGTGGATTTGTCTTGTGCTGGTGAAGAGGCCATCAGGAATGGAGAGAAGTATGGAAGGGATCCACACCGCCAGCAAGAAGAGGATGGACTTCCTCCATGACAtggagctgtgagcagagcAAGCATGAACTATCTGCAGATACATGTCCAGACTCATGCAGCTCACAAGAAAGATACCACTGTAGAAGTTCAGAGTGTACATGGCACTTAAGAGTGGGCACAATATGTCCCAGGTGACCCTCTCAGAAATGTAGAGAGCCCAAAAAGGAAGGgtcagcagcaggaagaaatcTGAAACCACCAGGTTCAGCAGGTACACCTCAGtcatcttcttcttcttcttgatGTCCATAATAAGGACAATAAACAGAAGGgcattcccagccatcccaaGCAGGAAGATCACAGTGTAAAAGGATGGCAGGAACACTCTGCTGAAGGAGAGCACCTCCTCTTTGGTGCAGAGCCTGTACTGCCCATAATCCTCCTCGTCCAGGTACTCGTACGGGTACTCACTGGAGTTGGCAACAGCCAGCCAGGTGTCAGCAGGTGTTGTCACTGTTGAGGTTGTGTTTGACAAGTGGCTGCCTAAGAGCAAGAGACAAGGGAAGGGGATCAAAGTGTTTGAATCCACACAGGAACAAACACATCACATCatgcagtgttttc belongs to Pithys albifrons albifrons isolate INPA30051 chromosome 7, PitAlb_v1, whole genome shotgun sequence and includes:
- the ACKR2 gene encoding atypical chemokine receptor 2, with protein sequence METEETSLPGIAWNEYSSNFRHGTTAGSHLSNTTSTVTTPADTWLAVANSSEYPYEYLDEEDYGQYRLCTKEEVLSFSRVFLPSFYTVIFLLGMAGNALLFIVLIMDIKKKKKMTEVYLLNLVVSDFFLLLTLPFWALYISERVTWDILCPLLSAMYTLNFYSGIFLVSCMSLDMYLQIVHACSAHSSMSWRKSILFLLAVWIPSILLSIPDGLFTSTRQIHNKATMCTQDYGQDHLFWKVVFRVTQNILGFLLPFVFMVFCYSRIACVLGPSQLPGSRRALCLVFTLVGVFFVLWSPYNIVLILHSLQDVGVIRSCESSRKLDYAMQVTESLSFVHCCLNPLLYAFVKKRFRSYLWKIPQAIFRRSDFFHIQPSETTPSGSRYVAEIEMLSITNLS
- the CYP8B1 gene encoding 7-alpha-hydroxycholest-4-en-3-one 12-alpha-hydroxylase, which translates into the protein MGLWVVLICTLVSLLLGGLYVLGVFRRRRPDEPPLDKGTIPWLGYLLDFRKDSSEFLKRMQKKHGDVFTVLIGGRYFTFVMDPFCFGAIVKESRSKLDFRTIAIQLVLQVFGYKPIEANHSIVHSASTKHLMGEGLTVLTQNTMENFQKLMLSNLSSGKEKGVWQEDNLFHYCYNIVFRAGYLALYGCEPHQGAGSKEKAEEQDRVHSNQVFHEFRKYDRLFPRLAFSVLPPKDKREAERLKKLFWSVLSVKKAWQKDNVSAWISDQDQLLAQYGVPEYMRDRFMFMLLWASQGNTGPTAFWLLLYLLKHPEALKAVRDEVDKVLRENGQEVKAGSPPITITRDMLNQTPFLDSALEETLRLMAAPLLIRAVLEDISLRTSSGAEYTLRKGDRVALFPHLSVQMNPEIHDEPHKFKYDRFVNPDGTKKDFYKNGKKLKYVNMPWGAGVSTCPGRFFASAEMKLFVFLMLSHYDLELVNEEEEIPAIDVSRWGFGTMQPVHDVRFRYRPRF